The Tautonia plasticadhaerens nucleotide sequence CCAGGGGTCCAGCCCCGCCGTCTCCCGGCAGAGCACCCCGAAGCGGTCGAGCATCGCCCGGGCCCAAGCCATCGCCTCCCCCTCGATTTCCGGGGGGGCGAATGCGGACCACCGCACGCCCGAGGTCCCCCACCAGGGCCGATCGGCCCGCCCCCTCCGGCCCGTCGCCCTCGCCGGGGCCTTCCGGGACGACGCCGAGGCCGACCGGGCCTTCCTCGGGTCGGGGGCCGACGCGCGGATCGGGTCGAAGTGGTCCCCCCCGATCATCCCCCGATCGGCCAGCTCCGCCAGGGCCCGGCCCACCGCCACCGGGTCCAGTCCCGATCGGTCGGCCAGCTCCTCCGTCTCAATCAGTCCCGAGGCCCGGATCTCGTCGAGGAGCCTCGTCGCCTCGTCGGAGGGGCCCGGTTGTCCACCCGAGGTGGCCCAGAACCGATCGAAGTCCTGGGGGACGATCGCCACCCGGGGCGGCTCGGCCTCCTCCTTGACCCGACGCCATCGCCATTGTTCGGTCCGAAGGAGCTCGTCGAGCCGGGTCGGGGAGAAGTCACTGAGCCTCCTCGGCAGCACCTCCGCCTCCCACAGCTCGGGCGGGACCGCCAGCCCCCGGAGCTGGCGGAGCACCGCCTCCAACCCATCCCGGCCGCCCAGGAGGGCCCCGGGATGCACGTGCTGATGCCTCACCAGCAGGTCGGCGAACGCATCCGGATCGACCGCCACCGCCTCCTTCCTGCGCAGGGCGACCGAGAGTCGCCGCACGTCCTCGACGTTGCGTCGATCCCCCCATCGCCCCTCATCGCGGCCCGACGTTCCGGGCACCGAGACCACCTCGCCCGCCGAGGCGTACCGCTCCAGGATCGTCCTCGCCCGGGCCCGATCGATCCCGTAGCGAGCGCCCAGCTCGTCGAGCCGGACCAGCGCCCGGGATCGGAGGAACTGCAGGATGACGCGGTCGGCCGCCTCGTCCCTCGACCCCTGCACGCCGCCGGACTCGAACGCGGCTTCGTAGATCGGGCGGGCCTCGGTCGAGATCCACCGATCGGGCTCGGGGACCCCGGGGAGCCGGAGGCGCCCGGCCACGCCTCGCCGCTCGAGTTCGACCAGGAACGCCCCCATTGCGCCCGAGACCTCCTCGGGCGTCAGGTCGCCGCAAAACCGGAGCAGCTCGGCCATCTCCTCGGGGGATCGGGGGGGGCGGCCGCCCCCCCGGAGCCGGGCGTCCACGCGATGAACCGCGTCGGGGTCGATCTGGACGGGAGAGAGGTCGACCGCCGGGCGATCCGGCCTCATCCCGCCCGAGGACGCGTCGACTGCTCCCTTCCGGCTCCCCCCCCGCCGGGGGCGACCCGAGACGCGCCCGGCATGCCGATCCGAGAACAATCGCGCCAGCGAGGCCGCCATCGGGGACGGGGAATCGGCCGAGGCGTCGCGGTGGACCGTGATCGATCCGTCCCGGACGGCGCCCACGTAGGCGCGGAGCCCGTCGAGGTCGAGGTCGTCCCGCAGGCATTCGCGGACGGTCTCCAGGATCAGGGGATGGTCGGGCTCCCCCTTCAAGTCCCCGAGCAGCTCCTCCGCCCGGATCCTCTGGAGCCAGAGCGGGGTCCGGGCTCCCGAGGCCGCCCCGACCGAGGCGAGGGCCCGGGCGGCGACCTGCCGGAACCGGAGGTTGAAGAGGGCGCTCTCCCGGAGTTCGACGAGCAGGAGCCGATCGCAGTCGACCGGGTCGAGCTGCCGGAGGAGGTCGAGCGGGGGCTCGTCGATTCCTGGGAGCTGGAGCAGGACCCCGTCGTCCCCGTGCTGGCCTGCGACGGCCATCCCCAGCCGGGCCCGCATCCCCCCCTGGAGCATCAGCCGCAATCCGAGGTGGAACCGGCTGCCCATCGGGGTCAGCCACGCGACGTTCCGGATCCCGGCCTGGTCGAGGAACGACTCGACCAGCGTCGTCCGGTCGTCCGGCACCACCCCGGCGGCCCGCACCTGGCGGGCGATCGACTCGATCAGCGCGGGCACGTCGGCCGGGTCGACCGAGCCGCGATCGAGCAACCAGCACGGCAGCGTCGGGTCGTCGAGGCGACCCGCGATCTCCCGCCGAAGCCTCCCCACGCGGACGCCGAGCGTGGCCGACCTCCCCAGCCCTTCCCCCCTCCAGAAGGGGAGCACGGCCGACGCCCCCTCGGCCGGGGCGACGACGACTCGCCGGGAGTCGATCGACCGGATCACCCACGTCGACGTGCCCAGGAGCACCGCGTCCCCCACCCGACGCTCCATGACGAAGTCTTCGTCGAATTCCCCCAGCCGGGGGCCGCCTTCCAGCAGGACGGGCAATCGGCCGGAGTCGGGGATCGTCCCCCCCCCCATCAGCGCGAACCGCTGCGTCCCCGGCAGCGGCTCCAGGAGGTTCGAGCGGACGTCCCAGCGGATCCTCGGCCGCAGGTCGCGGACGTCGACCAGGGCCGATCGGCCCGAGAGCATGGCGAGGACCGCCTCGAAGTGCTCGACCGGCAACGCCCGGAAGCAGTCGGCCCGCCTCACCACCGAGAACAACCGGGCCGCGTCGATGGGGCCCTCGGCGACGACCGCCACGACCTGCTGGGCGAGCACGTCGAGGCAATTCCTCGGGATCCGGACCGGCTCGACGTCCCCGTCCCGGATCGCCCCGGCCAGCGCGGCCAGGTCGAGCAACTCCCCCTCGTCCCGGGCGAAGAACGTGGCCCGGCTCGCGAGCCCGGCCGAGTGCCCGGCCCTCCCCACCCGCTGGAGCCCCCGGGCGACGCTCCCCGGGGAACCGACCTGGCAGACATGATCGATCGCGCCGACGTCGATCCCGAGTTCCAGCGACGCGGTCGCCACCACCGCCGACAGCTCGCCCCGCTTCAGGGCCTCCTCGGTCTCCTTCCGACGCTCGAGGCTGAGGCTGCCGTGGTGCGACCGCACCGGCTCGACGGCGGGTTCGCCCCGGGTCGCCGCCCGGCGGTTAAGGCCGACGGTCAGCCGCTCCACCTCCGCCCGGTTGTTCGAGAAGATGATTGTCGACCGATTCGAGCGGACGAGGTCCAGGATGCGGGCCTCCAGGGACGCCCCGCCCGCCGACGGACCTCCCCGGTCGGCCTTGGCCGCCGAGACGCCCAGCTCGATCCGCTTCGACACCCCCGCGTCGACGATCGACACCGGGCGAGGCCCGTCCCCCTCCCAGCCCCCGAGGTAGCGGGCCACCTCGTCCAGCGGGCGGACGGTCGCCGACAGGCCGATGCGGACGAAGCCCGCCGGGCGAAGCAACTCCAGGCGTTCCAGGAGCAGCGAGAGGCTCACGCCTCGCTTGCTCGAACAGAGGTCGTGGATCTCGTCGATGATGACGTGAGAGACACCCCGGAGCCCTTCCCTCGCCTTGCTCGACAGCAGCAGGTGGAGCGACTCCGGCGTCGTGATGAGGATCTCCGGCGGCCGACGGGCCTGGGCACGCCGGTCGGCCGGGCTGGTGTCCCCGGTGCGGACGCCGACCGAGAGGGGCCGGAGGGGGGCGCCGGATCGCTCGACCGCCTCGAAGATCCCCGTGAGCGGTGCCTCCAGGTTGACCGCGATGTCCCGGTTCAGCGCCTTCAGCGGGGAGACATACAGGACCCGGGTCCCGCTCCCGTCGTCGCCCCGCCAGGCGGCATCGAGGCAGGCGAGGAACGCGGCGAGCGTCTTGCCGGTCCCGGTCGGGGCACAAATCAGGGTGTGTCGGCCCTCGGCGATCGACGGCCAGCCGCCTCGTTGCGCCGGCGTCGGCGCCCCGAAGGTTTCGAGGAACCAGGACCGGACGGGGGGCAGGGCCCATCCCAGCCCGTCCTCGGCCGTCGCGTCGGTCGTCTTGGTGCTGCTTCGGGGCAAGGGGGGATGCGCCAGGGGTGTACGATCTCGGGGAGGGGCCCGAACGCGATGTGATTGGAGTCGGACCGGCCGGGCCGACGAGGGAGGACTCCCGGCCCGGGGGATCAGGGTCGCCAGGGCTCGGGGCCTACCTCCCGGGCCCGGAGGAACTCGGCGCCGACCTCCTCGTACCAGCGATGGAGCCGATCCCGGAGGCGATCGACCACCTCGGGGCGTTCGGCCGCCAGGTCGAGCCGCTCGCCGGGATCCGAGGCGAGGTCGTAGAGATTGACGCGGCCGTCCTCGAACCGCTCGATCAGCTTCAGGTCCCCCTCTCGGATCGCCCCGCCGGGGAAGCCGCCCTGGTTCGAGTAGTGCGGGTAGTGCCAGAACAGGGCGTCGCGGTCGAGTGCGTCGGCCGCCCCCGTGAGCACGGGGGCGAGGCTGACGCCGTCGAGCGTCTGCTCCGGCCTCCCGGGCAAGCCGGCGATGTCGAGCAGGGTGGGGTAGAAGTCGGTGCTGATCACCGGCACGTCGCAGGTGCCGCCGCCGTCGGTGACGCCCGGCCAGGCGATCAGGAACGGCTCCCGGATGCCCCCCTCATACACCCATCCCTTGCCCCCCCGGTAGGGGAGGTTCGAGGTGGGTGAGCCCTCCGAGGTCGACAGGCCGCCGTTGTCGGACGTGAAGCAGACGATCGTCTCGTCGGCCAGGCCCAGTTCGTCGAGTTTGTCCAGGACGACCCCGACGGCCCGGTCCATGCTCGACACCATCGCCGCATACGTCGGGTGGTCCTGGACGACCCGGACCTCCCGGGGACCCGCGTCCGGCCAGACCTGTTCCACGGGGGCGAACCGGGAGGCGTCGTCGACCCCCAACCATGCCGCCTCCTCGCGGTAGGGCTCGGTCCGGTCCTCCGGCGCCTGGAGCGGGGTGTGGACCGAGTGGAAGGAGAGGTAGACGAGGAACGGCTCTTCCCGGAACCGCTCGATGAGGGCGGCTGCCTCGTCGGCGAGCCGGTCGGTGAGGTATTCCCCCTCGGGGCCGCTCTCCATCCTGGGGTTGTCGTACGGGGCGAAATACCCCCCAGGCGGGGACCCGGCGCGGGCCCCGCCGACGTTGACCTCGAACCCCTGGTGCTCCGGCCAGAACTCCTCGGTCGGCCCGAGGTGCCACTTGCCGAGGAAGGCGGTCCGATAGCCGCCGTCCCTCATCGCCTCGGCGAGGGTGACCTCCTCCAGCGGCATCCGGTCGTTCAGCGGGGCGCCCCGGAACCGGGCCTCGCGGACGCCGGAGAACCAGTTGGTGGCCCCGACCCGGGTCGGGTACTTGCCGGTCATGATGCTGTATCGGGTCGGGCTGCAGACCGGGTTCGCCGCGTATCCTGCGGTGAATCGCATCGACCGGGAGGCCAGCCGGCAGAGGTTCGGCGTGTCGTAGAAAGTCTCCGGATTGTACGGCTCGACGTCCATCACGCCGAGGTCGTCCGCCAGGATGAACACCACGTTCGGACGGGCTTCGTCCCCGGGCGGCCCGGCGGACGCGAGGAGGAGCAGGGGGACCAGGCTCGACGCGTTCATGATTGAATCTCCCGACGTCGGCATTTCGGCCACCGCCCTCAGTCTCGGACGGCCCGGAGCAGCACGACCCAGTCCTCCCCCGGGTCGTCGGGCGGCTCGCCGACGTCCGTCCGGTCGCCGCCCTCGACGTCGTCGACCGAACCCGACCGAAGCTCCCCCCCGTGTCGGGGGTCGAACCAGCGGACGGAGAACCGGGCACCGGGCAGGTCGAGCCGGGCCCCCCGGGCGGTCGGCAAGTAGGCGGCGTAGACCTCGTCCGGCTTCGAGAAACCGTAGCCCCCCTCCGGGGAGACGACCACCTCGTCGGCGTGGGCCATCTCCGAGAACCGGAGATGCTCATGGAAGAAGTCGAGGGCGATCCGGGTCTGGGCCCACATGTTGGCCCGGCTCCGGAAATCCTCGAGGTCCAGGTCGTTGTCGGGGAACTGGTAGCCGAAGTACCACTCGACGCCCGCCCCGCCGGCCATCAGGTTGCCCCAGAGGGCGTGGCGTCTCACATCGTCGTGGCCGGGGTCGTCGGCGTCGGGCTTCACGCCGGTGCTGGCGGGGCCGATCTCGTCGAGGCAGACGAACCAGGGTCGGCCGGCGGCGGCGGAGGCGTCGATCCACCGGATCGTCTCGTCGTGGGCCTTCGCCATGTCGCCCATCTGGAGCGAGGGGCCGTCGATCGTCGGGTGGCCGAGCAGCGGTCGATAGATCTTCTCGTACTGGTTCGGGAACGTGTGGACGACGACGGGGTGATCGTACGGGTCGATCGCCTTCAGGTAGTCCGCGAAGGCCTTCCGCTGCTCGACGGTGTTGGAGAGGCCGTGGGGCTCCGGGTCCGTCTCCGGGTGGCCGCCGTTCTCCTCGCCGAGGTTCCAGACCAGGGCCGG carries:
- a CDS encoding DEAD/DEAH box helicase; translation: MPRSSTKTTDATAEDGLGWALPPVRSWFLETFGAPTPAQRGGWPSIAEGRHTLICAPTGTGKTLAAFLACLDAAWRGDDGSGTRVLYVSPLKALNRDIAVNLEAPLTGIFEAVERSGAPLRPLSVGVRTGDTSPADRRAQARRPPEILITTPESLHLLLSSKAREGLRGVSHVIIDEIHDLCSSKRGVSLSLLLERLELLRPAGFVRIGLSATVRPLDEVARYLGGWEGDGPRPVSIVDAGVSKRIELGVSAAKADRGGPSAGGASLEARILDLVRSNRSTIIFSNNRAEVERLTVGLNRRAATRGEPAVEPVRSHHGSLSLERRKETEEALKRGELSAVVATASLELGIDVGAIDHVCQVGSPGSVARGLQRVGRAGHSAGLASRATFFARDEGELLDLAALAGAIRDGDVEPVRIPRNCLDVLAQQVVAVVAEGPIDAARLFSVVRRADCFRALPVEHFEAVLAMLSGRSALVDVRDLRPRIRWDVRSNLLEPLPGTQRFALMGGGTIPDSGRLPVLLEGGPRLGEFDEDFVMERRVGDAVLLGTSTWVIRSIDSRRVVVAPAEGASAVLPFWRGEGLGRSATLGVRVGRLRREIAGRLDDPTLPCWLLDRGSVDPADVPALIESIARQVRAAGVVPDDRTTLVESFLDQAGIRNVAWLTPMGSRFHLGLRLMLQGGMRARLGMAVAGQHGDDGVLLQLPGIDEPPLDLLRQLDPVDCDRLLLVELRESALFNLRFRQVAARALASVGAASGARTPLWLQRIRAEELLGDLKGEPDHPLILETVRECLRDDLDLDGLRAYVGAVRDGSITVHRDASADSPSPMAASLARLFSDRHAGRVSGRPRRGGSRKGAVDASSGGMRPDRPAVDLSPVQIDPDAVHRVDARLRGGGRPPRSPEEMAELLRFCGDLTPEEVSGAMGAFLVELERRGVAGRLRLPGVPEPDRWISTEARPIYEAAFESGGVQGSRDEAADRVILQFLRSRALVRLDELGARYGIDRARARTILERYASAGEVVSVPGTSGRDEGRWGDRRNVEDVRRLSVALRRKEAVAVDPDAFADLLVRHQHVHPGALLGGRDGLEAVLRQLRGLAVPPELWEAEVLPRRLSDFSPTRLDELLRTEQWRWRRVKEEAEPPRVAIVPQDFDRFWATSGGQPGPSDEATRLLDEIRASGLIETEELADRSGLDPVAVGRALAELADRGMIGGDHFDPIRASAPDPRKARSASASSRKAPARATGRRGRADRPWWGTSGVRWSAFAPPEIEGEAMAWARAMLDRFGVLCRETAGLDPWAPPWSVLRTALDAAELRGEVRRGYFVSGLSGVQFALESFAERLARHRPGEGEPGVVLLSTLDPANLFGTGGPFDLPGPSGGTPRMSRSASNHVVLSRGRPVLFAEGFAKRIRVMPWADDRERSAAVATLPGLAGPSRRVLEVREIDGGPALRHPLSGRFLEAGFVRDLHGLAYYAGW
- a CDS encoding sulfatase, with amino-acid sequence MNASSLVPLLLLASAGPPGDEARPNVVFILADDLGVMDVEPYNPETFYDTPNLCRLASRSMRFTAGYAANPVCSPTRYSIMTGKYPTRVGATNWFSGVREARFRGAPLNDRMPLEEVTLAEAMRDGGYRTAFLGKWHLGPTEEFWPEHQGFEVNVGGARAGSPPGGYFAPYDNPRMESGPEGEYLTDRLADEAAALIERFREEPFLVYLSFHSVHTPLQAPEDRTEPYREEAAWLGVDDASRFAPVEQVWPDAGPREVRVVQDHPTYAAMVSSMDRAVGVVLDKLDELGLADETIVCFTSDNGGLSTSEGSPTSNLPYRGGKGWVYEGGIREPFLIAWPGVTDGGGTCDVPVISTDFYPTLLDIAGLPGRPEQTLDGVSLAPVLTGAADALDRDALFWHYPHYSNQGGFPGGAIREGDLKLIERFEDGRVNLYDLASDPGERLDLAAERPEVVDRLRDRLHRWYEEVGAEFLRAREVGPEPWRP